In Actinoplanes derwentensis, the following proteins share a genomic window:
- a CDS encoding EI24 domain-containing protein: protein MSGDLSRPVSVFREFALGAGLLGRGLGLVLRSPRLLLIGLVPALLSGILYTVALFLLIRFLPDLAALVTWFADDWAEWLRRTMRVLGGLTVLGSGILLSVLTFAAVTLLIGDPFYEKISELVEDRFGGVPDAVAAGFWQSLRRSLADSLKLIGVSILVGIPLFLLGLIPVIGQTVIPVLAAAIGGWLLALELTGVPFQRRGQRLRHRRVVLAKRKPLTLGFGVAVFLTFLIPLGAVFLMPAAIAGATLLSRRTLNRPIEITTTASL, encoded by the coding sequence GTGAGTGGTGATCTGAGCCGGCCGGTGTCGGTGTTCCGCGAGTTCGCCCTGGGTGCCGGGTTGCTCGGCCGTGGGCTCGGCCTGGTGCTGCGCAGCCCCCGGCTGCTCCTCATCGGACTGGTGCCCGCGCTGCTCTCCGGGATTCTCTACACGGTCGCGCTGTTCCTGCTGATCCGTTTCCTGCCGGACCTGGCCGCGCTTGTCACGTGGTTCGCCGACGACTGGGCCGAGTGGCTGCGCCGGACCATGCGGGTGCTCGGCGGTCTCACCGTTCTCGGATCCGGCATCCTGCTGTCGGTCCTCACCTTCGCCGCGGTGACGCTGCTGATCGGCGACCCGTTCTACGAGAAGATCTCCGAGCTGGTCGAGGACCGCTTCGGCGGCGTTCCGGACGCGGTCGCCGCCGGGTTCTGGCAGTCACTGCGGCGTAGCCTCGCCGACTCCCTCAAGCTCATCGGCGTCTCGATCCTGGTCGGCATCCCGCTGTTCCTGCTCGGCCTGATCCCGGTCATCGGGCAGACCGTGATCCCGGTGCTGGCCGCCGCGATCGGTGGCTGGCTGCTCGCCCTGGAGTTGACCGGAGTCCCGTTCCAGCGCCGTGGCCAGCGACTACGGCACCGCCGGGTGGTTCTGGCGAAACGCAAGCCGCTGACGCTGGGCTTCGGAGTCGCGGTCTTCCTGACGTTCCTGATCCCGCTGGGCGCGGTCTTCCTGATGCCGGCCGCGATCGCCGGCGCGACCCTGCTGTCCCGCCGGACCCTGAACCGCCCCATCGAAATCACCACAACCGCCTCCCTATAG
- a CDS encoding aminotransferase class IV: MIERILVPPTDLLGDGVFETLHLRPSGPWLLDEHLARLARSAAILDMPSPSVRLPGDLPDSGALRIIYTRQILDISVSPIPASVLRERRDGVRALAADSGISVRRRPPWSIAAAKSLSYAENFAARRWAARHGADDLIGLSTEGYVLEAPTASVVWLTGDELCTVPPVEAGILPGITAAHLLSRAPSVGLRPAERMITLGELAAADTIWLASSLRGLAEVTSLDGASRTRSPWTPRLLELLGYSATDA, encoded by the coding sequence GTGATCGAACGAATCCTCGTCCCGCCCACCGACCTGCTCGGCGACGGTGTCTTCGAGACGCTGCATCTGCGACCGTCCGGGCCGTGGCTGCTCGACGAGCACCTGGCCCGGCTGGCCCGCTCGGCGGCGATCCTCGACATGCCTTCGCCGTCGGTGCGACTGCCGGGTGATCTTCCGGACTCGGGTGCCCTGCGGATCATCTACACGCGTCAGATACTGGACATTTCGGTCTCGCCGATTCCGGCTTCGGTGCTGCGCGAGCGGCGTGACGGGGTCCGGGCGCTCGCCGCCGACTCCGGCATCTCGGTACGGAGGCGTCCGCCATGGTCCATCGCGGCGGCCAAGTCGCTGTCCTACGCGGAGAACTTCGCGGCCCGGCGATGGGCGGCACGGCACGGTGCCGACGACCTCATCGGGCTTTCCACCGAGGGGTACGTCCTGGAAGCGCCGACCGCGTCGGTGGTCTGGCTGACCGGTGACGAACTGTGCACGGTCCCGCCGGTCGAGGCCGGCATCCTGCCCGGTATCACCGCGGCCCACCTGCTGTCCCGGGCGCCGTCGGTGGGCCTGCGCCCGGCCGAGCGGATGATCACGCTCGGCGAACTGGCCGCCGCCGACACGATCTGGCTGGCGTCGTCACTGCGCGGGCTGGCCGAGGTGACCAGCCTGGACGGGGCGTCCCGGACCCGATCGCCCTGGACTCCCCGCCTCCTGGAACTGCTGGGTTACTCAGCCACCGATGCGTAG
- a CDS encoding LacI family DNA-binding transcriptional regulator, with amino-acid sequence MTTRERPTLEAVAQRAGVSRATVSRVVNGSTTVAATIREAVNRAVEELGYVPNQAARSLVTRQTDSIALILPETANRVFSDDLFFPAIIRGVGSELEAADKQLVLMMAGSAAGYQRVERYAVAGHVDGVMFASIHGADPLPGLLARRGIPVICSGRPMTATPPVPYIDVDHAGGVAAAIQHLIESGRSRIATIAGPQDMVAGLARLTGYTDTLRDAGLPPLVAAGDFTRDSGITAMRALLDRDPALDAVFAASDLMAHGALQALRAAGRSVPDDVAVIGFDDFDISRYSDPPLTTVRQPIGEAGRTMARQMLRLIAGDPDVEPAIILPTELIIRASA; translated from the coding sequence TTGACGACGCGGGAACGGCCGACCTTGGAAGCGGTTGCCCAGCGGGCCGGGGTGTCCCGGGCCACGGTGTCCCGCGTCGTCAACGGTTCCACCACCGTCGCCGCCACCATCCGTGAGGCGGTCAACCGGGCCGTCGAGGAACTCGGCTATGTGCCGAACCAGGCGGCCCGGAGCCTGGTCACCCGGCAGACCGACTCGATCGCGCTGATCCTGCCGGAGACCGCGAACCGGGTCTTCTCCGACGACCTGTTCTTCCCGGCGATCATCCGCGGCGTCGGCTCCGAACTGGAAGCCGCCGACAAACAGCTGGTCCTGATGATGGCCGGCTCCGCGGCCGGCTACCAGCGGGTCGAACGCTACGCCGTGGCCGGCCACGTCGACGGTGTCATGTTCGCCTCCATCCACGGCGCCGACCCGCTGCCCGGCCTGCTGGCCCGGCGCGGCATCCCGGTGATCTGTTCCGGTCGCCCGATGACCGCCACACCGCCGGTGCCCTACATCGACGTCGATCACGCCGGTGGAGTCGCAGCCGCCATCCAACACCTGATCGAATCCGGTCGCAGCCGCATCGCCACCATCGCCGGCCCTCAGGACATGGTCGCCGGCCTGGCCCGCCTCACCGGCTACACCGACACGCTGCGTGACGCCGGGCTTCCCCCGCTGGTGGCCGCCGGCGACTTCACCCGCGACTCCGGGATCACCGCGATGCGCGCCCTGCTCGACCGGGATCCCGCGCTGGACGCCGTCTTCGCCGCCTCCGACCTGATGGCCCACGGCGCACTCCAGGCACTCCGGGCCGCCGGCCGCAGCGTCCCCGACGACGTCGCCGTTATCGGCTTCGACGACTTCGACATCAGCCGCTACAGCGACCCGCCGCTCACCACCGTCCGCCAGCCCATCGGCGAAGCCGGCCGCACGATGGCCCGCCAGATGCTGCGCCTGATCGCCGGCGACCCCGACGTCGAACCCGCGATCATCCTGCCCACCGAACTGATCATCCGCGCCTCAGCGTGA
- a CDS encoding BKACE family enzyme: protein MTGTLITVAPTGADRGKAEVPALPVTLAELVTTAKECEALGAAVVHVRTRDPQDRDGLRAVVAALRESTGLIVQLATTGAEDRLTVVDAGPDMVSIPMESPGTTINLHTRAQERGVVPEYRILGLDQLSLLERVLTRYGLPAGGHIHLGLRLGAPDGAPGTAATLVACEQAIRDLPAGTTFSATGIGRSTLPVMLASLATGGHLRVGMQDTLSYAENRPVDSNMQLVARAVGFAQLAQRPPLTPAQARDLLGVPPR, encoded by the coding sequence ATGACCGGGACCTTGATCACCGTCGCCCCGACCGGCGCGGATCGCGGTAAGGCGGAAGTACCAGCTCTGCCGGTGACCCTGGCCGAGTTGGTGACGACCGCCAAGGAGTGTGAGGCGCTGGGCGCTGCCGTCGTCCACGTGCGCACTCGGGACCCACAGGACCGGGACGGGCTGCGGGCTGTGGTGGCGGCGCTGCGCGAATCCACCGGTCTGATCGTGCAGCTCGCCACTACCGGTGCTGAGGACCGGCTGACCGTGGTCGACGCCGGCCCGGACATGGTCTCCATCCCGATGGAATCGCCGGGGACCACCATCAACCTACACACTCGCGCGCAAGAGCGCGGTGTCGTGCCGGAGTACCGGATCCTCGGCCTGGACCAGCTCAGCCTCCTGGAGCGAGTGCTCACCCGGTACGGTCTCCCGGCCGGTGGCCACATCCATCTCGGCCTGCGACTGGGCGCGCCCGACGGAGCGCCCGGAACGGCGGCCACCCTCGTCGCGTGTGAGCAGGCGATCCGTGACCTGCCGGCGGGCACCACGTTCTCGGCCACCGGCATCGGCCGTAGCACCCTGCCGGTGATGCTGGCGTCTCTCGCGACCGGCGGTCATCTCCGGGTCGGCATGCAGGACACCCTGTCGTACGCCGAGAATCGCCCCGTCGACTCGAACATGCAGCTGGTCGCCCGGGCGGTCGGGTTCGCCCAGCTCGCCCAGCGCCCGCCGCTGACCCCTGCTCAAGCCCGTGACCTGCTGGGAGTTCCACCCCGATGA
- a CDS encoding DUF2516 family protein, giving the protein MATAAPIFFLAARDYINLAVLLVSLAVQAVALIHCLTQRGAGFQALGTLPKGAWAAIIGVCLAITLLLRGSLLIVTMIGVAAALVYMLDVRPGLKDLSDGKGFW; this is encoded by the coding sequence ATGGCCACAGCAGCGCCCATCTTCTTCCTCGCCGCCCGTGATTACATAAACCTCGCCGTCCTGCTCGTCTCCTTGGCGGTGCAGGCAGTGGCGCTGATCCACTGCCTGACGCAACGTGGTGCGGGTTTCCAGGCGCTCGGCACTCTGCCGAAGGGCGCGTGGGCCGCCATCATCGGCGTCTGCCTGGCGATCACCCTGCTCCTCCGGGGCAGTCTGCTGATCGTCACGATGATCGGTGTCGCCGCCGCCTTGGTCTACATGCTCGACGTCCGTCCCGGCCTGAAAGACCTGTCGGACGGCAAGGGCTTCTGGTGA
- a CDS encoding alpha/beta fold hydrolase has product MDRTGPRTGRPTLPGPATEVVTLPSSGVRVEQLTTGTGDPVTVFAHGLAGDITGTRPLGSAVIGRRVFFHSRGHGRSDVPPGPWSFADLSADLRAVADLTGATRAVGVSMGAAALCRLIAETPDRFERVVLYLPAPLDGTRAPASVQRLDRLIASVESGEAAMIAAAVELEIPASVRNTPAGWSFLRQRVEQLQRDGLAPEIESVWSEPAVPDEAALKSFTGRALILGCRGDETHPAAWSERIAALLNADLEIYDRPSIIWTSRNALRDRISTFLNS; this is encoded by the coding sequence ATGGACCGGACCGGGCCACGCACGGGCCGGCCGACGCTGCCGGGTCCGGCGACCGAGGTGGTCACCCTTCCTTCTTCTGGGGTACGGGTCGAGCAGCTCACCACCGGCACCGGTGATCCGGTCACCGTGTTCGCGCACGGTCTCGCCGGCGACATCACCGGCACCCGCCCGCTCGGCAGCGCCGTCATCGGCCGCCGGGTGTTCTTCCACTCCCGCGGGCACGGCCGGTCCGACGTGCCGCCCGGGCCGTGGAGCTTCGCCGACCTGTCCGCCGACCTGCGAGCCGTCGCCGACCTGACCGGCGCCACCCGGGCCGTCGGCGTCAGCATGGGTGCGGCCGCGCTCTGCCGGCTGATCGCCGAGACTCCCGACCGGTTCGAGCGGGTTGTCCTCTACCTGCCGGCTCCGCTGGACGGCACCCGCGCTCCCGCCTCCGTCCAGCGGCTGGACCGCCTGATCGCCTCGGTCGAGTCCGGTGAGGCCGCGATGATCGCTGCCGCGGTCGAACTGGAGATTCCCGCCTCGGTCCGCAACACCCCGGCCGGCTGGAGTTTCCTGCGCCAGCGGGTCGAGCAACTTCAGCGTGACGGCCTGGCCCCCGAGATCGAGTCGGTGTGGTCGGAGCCCGCGGTGCCCGACGAGGCGGCACTGAAATCGTTCACCGGCCGGGCCCTGATCCTGGGCTGCCGTGGCGACGAGACCCATCCGGCTGCCTGGTCCGAGCGGATCGCCGCTCTCCTGAACGCCGACCTGGAGATCTACGACCGCCCCAGCATCATCTGGACCAGCCGAAACGCTCTCCGAGACCGGATCTCGACGTTCCTGAACAGCTAG
- the ygfZ gene encoding CAF17-like 4Fe-4S cluster assembly/insertion protein YgfZ, translating to MVEDLDPASADAGVPAHFGDPMREQRLLETAVGLVDRSNRAVIAVPGVERASWLHTITTQHLSALKADEGTELLVLSPNGHIEQHALVAEDGTTAWLDTEPGAGEGLLKYLEMMRFFTRVEPRDATAEIAVLSLVGPGAAALFPDLADPRVGAVPDARFAAGSVPAGATSHYSVRAFEGGLARRVPLGVDLLVPRARKDEIIEKLNVPRAGLWAYEAVRVAHRIPRLGWETDHRTIPAEIGLMATSVHMEKGCYRGQETVARVHNLGRPPRRQVLLHLDGVASDHPPARNTPVELAGRAVGFIGTAVRHHELGMVALAVVKRNVPDDADLSVGESAAAIDAG from the coding sequence ATGGTTGAGGATCTGGACCCGGCTTCGGCCGACGCCGGGGTGCCCGCGCACTTCGGCGACCCGATGCGCGAACAGCGCCTGCTGGAGACCGCGGTGGGCCTGGTCGATCGGTCGAACCGTGCGGTGATCGCGGTTCCCGGTGTGGAGCGGGCGAGCTGGCTGCACACGATCACCACCCAGCACCTGTCTGCGCTGAAAGCCGACGAGGGCACCGAGCTGCTGGTTCTCTCCCCGAACGGGCACATCGAGCAACATGCCCTCGTCGCCGAGGACGGGACGACGGCGTGGCTGGACACCGAGCCCGGCGCGGGTGAGGGTCTCCTGAAGTACCTGGAGATGATGCGCTTCTTCACCCGGGTCGAGCCGCGCGACGCGACCGCGGAGATCGCCGTGCTGTCGCTGGTCGGGCCGGGCGCGGCCGCGCTGTTCCCGGACCTCGCGGACCCTCGGGTGGGCGCGGTGCCGGATGCCCGATTCGCCGCCGGGTCCGTTCCGGCCGGGGCGACGAGCCACTATTCGGTACGTGCGTTCGAAGGCGGACTGGCCCGGCGGGTCCCTCTCGGGGTCGACCTGCTGGTGCCGCGCGCGCGCAAGGACGAGATCATCGAGAAGCTGAACGTGCCCCGGGCCGGGCTCTGGGCGTACGAGGCGGTGCGGGTCGCCCACCGGATCCCCCGGCTGGGCTGGGAGACCGACCACCGGACGATCCCCGCCGAGATCGGCCTGATGGCCACCAGCGTGCACATGGAAAAGGGCTGCTACCGAGGCCAGGAGACGGTCGCCCGGGTCCACAACCTGGGCCGCCCGCCCCGCCGCCAGGTCCTGCTGCACCTCGACGGCGTCGCCAGTGACCATCCGCCGGCCAGGAACACGCCGGTCGAGCTGGCCGGCCGGGCCGTCGGTTTCATCGGCACCGCGGTCCGGCATCACGAGCTGGGCATGGTCGCGCTCGCCGTGGTGAAACGAAACGTCCCGGACGACGCCGATCTGTCGGTGGGGGAGTCGGCGGCCGCCATCGACGCCGGGTGA
- a CDS encoding asparaginase has protein sequence MIVAEVVRSGFVESTHHGVVAVLGGESLGDVASPFFPRSSNKPLQTVGLLTSGLVPREEADLALMSGSHDAEPFHVERVRAMLAAAGLGPEALRCPADLPLNTDARDAWLRGGGAAEPILMNCSGKHAGMLATCVVNGWPLESYLDVDHPLQKALGDAVSRLAGEPIAALGVDGCGAPIFAISPLGLARAFQQLVEAGPGTPERRVADAMRANPTLVAGTGTDDSVLMAAVPGLLVKKGADGVAAAAMPGFGAVALKISDGAARARGPVLIAALRRLGLEIGDFPEVVLGGGLPVGEVRATI, from the coding sequence ATGATCGTTGCTGAAGTCGTCCGTTCCGGTTTTGTGGAGAGCACCCACCACGGTGTCGTCGCCGTGCTCGGTGGTGAATCCCTCGGGGATGTCGCGAGTCCGTTCTTCCCCCGCTCGTCCAACAAGCCGTTGCAGACCGTCGGCTTGTTGACGTCCGGTCTCGTTCCCCGCGAGGAGGCCGACCTCGCTCTGATGAGCGGCAGTCACGACGCCGAGCCGTTCCACGTGGAACGAGTGCGGGCGATGCTCGCCGCGGCCGGGCTCGGCCCGGAGGCGCTGCGCTGCCCGGCCGACCTGCCGCTGAACACGGACGCGCGGGACGCCTGGCTGCGTGGCGGGGGTGCGGCCGAGCCGATCCTGATGAACTGCTCCGGCAAACACGCCGGCATGCTCGCCACCTGTGTGGTCAACGGGTGGCCGCTGGAGTCGTACCTCGACGTCGACCACCCGTTGCAGAAGGCGCTCGGAGACGCGGTCAGCCGTCTCGCCGGTGAGCCGATCGCGGCGCTCGGGGTGGACGGCTGCGGCGCGCCGATCTTCGCAATCTCCCCGCTCGGGCTGGCGCGGGCCTTCCAGCAGCTGGTCGAGGCCGGACCGGGCACCCCGGAGCGCCGGGTGGCCGATGCGATGCGGGCGAACCCGACGCTGGTGGCGGGCACCGGGACCGATGATTCCGTGCTGATGGCGGCGGTTCCCGGGCTGCTCGTGAAGAAGGGCGCTGATGGGGTGGCCGCGGCGGCCATGCCCGGTTTCGGAGCGGTCGCCCTCAAGATCTCCGACGGTGCCGCCCGGGCCCGGGGGCCGGTGCTGATCGCGGCTCTGCGCCGCCTCGGCCTGGAGATCGGCGACTTCCCCGAGGTGGTTCTCGGTGGTGGCCTGCCGGTCGGCGAGGTCCGCGCGACCATCTGA
- a CDS encoding GH1 family beta-glucosidase: MTATVTSTSAQPAAAGTGFPEGFVWGAATASYQIEGAAREDGRGPSIWDTFSRTPGKVFGGHTGDVACDHYHRYVEDVALMADLGLAAYRFSVSWPRIRPDGTGPVNVRGLDFYDRLTDELLSKGIDPVVTLYHWDLPQTLEDRGGWTSRETAEAFADYAEVVHRRLGDRVATWTTLNEPWCSAYLGYGNGVHAPGKQDPAGSLAAVHHLNLAHGLAARALRAAGARNISITLNPCEVSPLDPANSADVEAARIIDGVANRIFFDPLLRGEYPADVLEHISRITDLSFIKDGDTEIIHQPLDVLGINFYTPSYVSAKPGQPGALDYPGSEGIAFRKPVGPVTDIGWQIEPASLTRLLTRMHRDYPGTPLMITENGAAYPEGVHDADRIEYVDGHLRACLDAMASGVDLRGYFAWSLMDNFEWAEGYAKRFGMVHVDYTTQERVLKDSAKWYREVIRRNGLS, encoded by the coding sequence ATGACGGCAACCGTCACGTCCACGTCGGCGCAGCCGGCAGCCGCGGGGACCGGTTTCCCCGAAGGCTTCGTCTGGGGTGCGGCCACGGCCTCGTACCAGATCGAGGGCGCCGCTCGAGAGGACGGCCGTGGCCCGTCCATCTGGGACACGTTCAGCCGGACCCCCGGCAAGGTCTTCGGCGGGCACACCGGCGACGTCGCGTGCGACCACTACCACCGGTACGTCGAGGACGTCGCGCTGATGGCCGACCTCGGCCTGGCCGCGTACCGCTTCTCCGTCTCCTGGCCGCGGATCCGTCCCGACGGCACCGGCCCGGTGAACGTCCGCGGCCTGGACTTCTACGACCGGCTCACCGACGAGCTGCTCAGCAAGGGCATCGACCCGGTCGTCACGCTCTACCACTGGGACCTGCCGCAGACGCTCGAGGACCGCGGCGGCTGGACCTCGCGGGAGACCGCCGAGGCGTTCGCCGACTACGCCGAGGTCGTCCATCGCCGGCTCGGTGACCGGGTCGCCACCTGGACCACCCTGAACGAGCCGTGGTGCAGCGCCTACCTCGGTTACGGCAACGGCGTGCACGCCCCCGGCAAGCAGGACCCGGCCGGTTCGCTGGCTGCCGTGCACCACCTGAACCTGGCACACGGCCTGGCCGCCCGGGCCCTGCGCGCGGCCGGCGCCCGCAACATCAGCATCACGCTGAACCCGTGCGAGGTCTCCCCGCTCGACCCGGCCAACTCCGCCGACGTCGAGGCCGCCCGGATCATCGACGGCGTCGCCAACCGGATCTTCTTCGACCCGCTGCTGCGCGGTGAATACCCGGCGGACGTCCTGGAGCACATCTCCCGGATCACCGATCTGTCCTTCATCAAGGACGGCGACACCGAGATCATCCACCAGCCGCTCGACGTGCTGGGCATCAACTTCTACACCCCGTCGTACGTCTCCGCGAAGCCCGGCCAGCCCGGTGCCCTCGACTACCCCGGCAGCGAGGGCATCGCCTTCCGCAAGCCGGTCGGCCCGGTCACCGACATCGGCTGGCAGATCGAGCCGGCCTCACTGACCCGCCTGCTCACCCGCATGCACCGGGACTACCCCGGCACCCCGCTGATGATCACCGAGAACGGGGCGGCCTACCCCGAGGGTGTGCACGACGCCGACCGCATCGAATACGTCGACGGTCACCTGCGCGCCTGCCTCGACGCCATGGCGTCCGGTGTCGACCTCCGCGGATACTTCGCCTGGTCATTGATGGACAACTTCGAATGGGCCGAGGGATACGCGAAGCGCTTCGGTATGGTGCACGTCGACTACACGACGCAAGAACGTGTGCTCAAGGACAGTGCGAAGTGGTACCGCGAGGTGATCCGGCGCAACGGGCTTTCTTAG
- a CDS encoding Fur family transcriptional regulator produces MLRERGLRLTPQRQLILEAVHELGHATPESVHNAVRERAAGVNITTVYRTLELLEELGLVNHTHLSHGSPTYSSAKEHQHVHLVCRSCGSISEIDPGVMVPVTEQLLRERAFRVDVGHVSLFGVCGDCKEAE; encoded by the coding sequence ATGCTCCGCGAGAGGGGCCTGCGACTCACCCCACAGCGCCAGTTGATCCTCGAAGCGGTGCACGAACTCGGTCATGCGACTCCCGAGTCGGTGCACAACGCGGTCCGTGAGCGGGCCGCCGGGGTCAACATCACCACCGTCTACCGGACCCTTGAGCTGCTCGAAGAGCTGGGCCTGGTGAACCACACGCACCTGTCGCACGGTTCGCCGACCTATTCCTCGGCCAAGGAGCACCAGCATGTCCACCTGGTGTGCCGGTCGTGCGGGTCGATCTCCGAGATCGACCCGGGGGTGATGGTCCCGGTCACCGAGCAGCTGCTGCGGGAGCGGGCGTTCCGCGTCGATGTGGGGCACGTCTCGCTCTTCGGAGTGTGCGGCGATTGCAAGGAGGCCGAGTGA
- a CDS encoding O-acetyl-ADP-ribose deacetylase: MDVELVEGDITVQLVDVIVNAANSSLLGGGGVDGAIHRKGGPAILEETRKLRASRYGRGLPIGQAVATTAGRLPARWVVHTVGPVFSADEDRSESLRSCYVNSLRVADELGAETIAFPLISAGIYRWPVEDAVRQALGVIRTADPVNLRTATLILFGAETAAIARTVADS; encoded by the coding sequence GTGGACGTTGAGCTGGTCGAAGGCGACATCACTGTTCAGCTGGTCGACGTGATCGTCAACGCGGCCAATTCGTCGCTGCTCGGTGGCGGTGGGGTGGACGGGGCGATCCACCGCAAGGGCGGTCCGGCGATTCTGGAGGAGACCCGGAAACTGCGGGCTTCGCGGTACGGGCGGGGCCTCCCGATCGGACAGGCGGTCGCGACTACGGCGGGCCGGCTTCCGGCGCGCTGGGTGGTGCACACGGTCGGGCCGGTGTTCAGCGCGGACGAGGACCGATCCGAGTCGTTGCGTTCCTGCTATGTGAACTCGCTGCGGGTCGCCGACGAGCTTGGCGCCGAGACGATCGCGTTCCCACTGATCTCGGCCGGGATCTACCGGTGGCCGGTGGAGGACGCCGTGCGGCAGGCCCTCGGTGTGATCCGCACGGCTGACCCGGTGAATCTCCGAACGGCGACCCTGATCCTGTTCGGCGCCGAGACCGCGGCCATCGCCCGCACGGTCGCCGACTCCTGA